Proteins encoded together in one Prunus dulcis chromosome 3, ALMONDv2, whole genome shotgun sequence window:
- the LOC117622577 gene encoding uncharacterized protein LOC117622577, translated as MASKVSSLQKVVQASNFLVKNGNIYYKQLVEQNKHHIQEPPTIEKCQTLAKQLFYTRLASIPGRYEAFWKEADSLKNALINRQELNVENAGLAALFGLECYAWFCGGEIIGRGFTFTGYYV; from the exons ATGGCTTCAAAGGTATCTTCGTTGCAAAAGGTGGTTCAGGCATCGAACTTTCTAGTCAAGAATGGAAATATCTATTACAAGCAGTTGGTAGAGCAGAACAAGCACCATATCCAGGAGCCACCCACCATTGAGAAATGTCAAACATTAGCAAAACAACTGTTCTATACTCGTCTTGCCAG CATTCCGGGTCGTTATGAAGCATTCTGGAAGGAAGCTGACTCTCTCAAGAATGCACTAATAAACAGGCAGGAACTGAATGTGGAGAATGCTGGTCTTGCTGCTCTGTTTGGACTTGAGTGCTATGCCTGGTTCTGCGGTGGTGAGATTATAGGGAGGGGTTTCACATTTACAGGCTACTATGTTTGA
- the LOC117622558 gene encoding dof zinc finger protein DOF3.1-like, producing the protein MQDQTTFQPMKPQFPEQEQLKCPRCDSPNTKFCYYNNYNLSQPRHFCKNCRRYWTKGGSLRNIPVGGGSRKNTKRSSSSASKRSSSTSSSSVSSSSAATAAAQNPDPQPDRTRVYGPKIDQDRGLLDISGSFSSLLTSNGQFGSLLEGLNPNGSGLKLMQMGDFGVNLDSGNGLNSDPGVNPGLEAQSNGNPESYMGLQNGDSSSCWNGGNGWPDLAIYTPGSSFQ; encoded by the coding sequence ATGCAAGACCAAACAACGTTTCAACCCATGAAACCCCAATTTCCAGAGCAAGAACAGCTGAAATGTCCACGCTGTGATTCCCCTAACACTAAGTTTTGCTACTACAACAACTACAATCTCTCACAGCCTCGTCACTTTTGCAAGAACTGCAGAAGGTACTGGACCAAAGGTGGCTCTCTGAGAAACATCCCTGTTGGTGGTGGAAGCAGAAAGAACACAAAGAGATCGTCATCGTCTGCTTCAAAACGCTCCTCATCAACTTCCTCATCATCAGTGTCAAGCTCATCAGCAGCAACCGCAGCAGCTCAGAACCCGGATCCACAGCCTGACCGGACCCGGGTTTATGGCCCGAAAATCGATCAAGACCGTGGGTTGCTGGACATCTCAGGGAGCTTCAGCTCACTCCTGACTTCAAATGGGCAGTTTGGGTCTCTTCTGGAGGGTCTGAACCCAAATGGGTCGGGTCTAAAACTGATGCAAATGGGTGACTTTGGGGTGAACTTGGATTCAGGTAATGGGTTGAATTCGGATCCGGGTGTGAACCCGGGTTTGGAGGCCCAGAGCAATGGTAATCCGGAAAGCTATATGGGTTTGCAAAATGGTGATTCTTCGAGCTGTTGGAATGGGGGCAATGGGTGGCCTGACCTTGCCATTTATACACCAGGTTCAAGTTTTCAGtag
- the LOC117622138 gene encoding ubiquitin carboxyl-terminal hydrolase 6-like isoform X3 has translation MITVSVKWQKEMFKAVEIDTTQPPYVFKCQLYDLTGVPPERQKIMVKGGLLKDDAEWSTLGVKEGQKLMMMGTADEIVKAPEKGPVFVEDLPEEEQAINLGHSAGLFNLGNTCYMNSTVQCLHSVPELKSALIKYSHSGRSNDVDQTSHMLTIATRDLFGELDKSVKAVAPMQFWMVLRKKYPQFGQLHNNTFMQQDAEECWTQLLYTLSQSLRSSGSRVHCVESGEESSETESVYSLKCHISHEVNHLHEGLKHALKSELEKNSPSLGRSAIYLKESRINGLPRYLTIQFVRFFWKRESNQKAKILRKVDYPLQLDIFDLCSDDLRKRLEAPRRTLRDEEGKKLGLKSNEKSSGSKDNDIKMSDVEGSSNGSGEASNPTPEEAAGAMTGIYDLVAVLTHKGRSADSGHYVAWVKQESGKWIEYDDDNPIPQREEDITKLSGGGDWHMAYICMYKARTVPM, from the exons ATGATTACCG TTAGTGTAAAATGGCAAAAGGAGATGTTTAAAGCTGTGGAAATTGACACTACTCAGCCCCCTTATGTATTCAAATGCCAATTATACGACTTAACCGGGGTACCTCCTGAAAGACAGAAGATAATGGTTAAAGGTGGTTTACTGAAG GATGATGCAGAGTGGTCGACATTAGGAGTAAAAGAG GGtcaaaaattgatgatgatgGGGACAGCAGATGAGATTGTCAAGGCTCCAGAGAAGGGTCCCGTTTTTGTGGAAGATCTCCctgaagaagaacaagctATTAACTTG GGTCATAGTGCTGGTCTATTTAATTTAGGAAACACCTGTTATATGAACTCCACCGTACAATGTCTGCATTCAGTTCCAGAGTTGAAGTCAGCTTTGATCAA GTATTCACATTCTGGAAGAAGCAATGATGTGGATCAGACTTCTCATATGTTGACTATTGCAACTCGTGATTTATTTGGTGAACTGGATAAAAGTGTCAAGGCTGTGGCACCCATGCAATTTTGGATG GTATTGCGTAAAAAGTATCCTCAATTTGGTCAGCTGCATAATAATACCTTCATGCAACAG GATGCTGAAGAATGTTGGACACAGCTTTTGTACACCCTTTCTCAGTCTCTAAGATCATCGGGTTCTAG GGTGCACTGCGTAGAAAGTGGGGAAGAAAGCTCGGAAACAGAATCAGTGTATTCCCTTAAATGCCACATATCACATGAGGTGAACCATTTGCACGAAGGGTTAAAACAT GCTTTAAAATCggaattggaaaaaaattctccTTCTTTGGGGCGTAGTGCGATCTACCTGAAGGAGTCTCGTATCAATGGCCTTCCAAG GTACTTGACCATTCAGTTTGTCCGTTTTTTCTGGAAGAGGGAATCAAATCAGAAGGCCAAGATTTTGCGG AAAGTGGATTACCCTTTGCAATTGGATATTTTCGATCTCTGTTCAGATGATCTTCGCAAAAGATTGGAAGCTCCTCGCCGG ACTCTGAGAGATGAGGAAGGTAAAAAACTTGGTTTGAAATCCAATGAAAAGAGCTCTGGTTCAAAAGACAATGATATCAAGATGTCTGATGTGGAG GGATCCTCAAATGGAAGTGGAGAAGCATCTAATCCTACGCCCGAGGAAG CTGCAGGTGCCATGACTGGAATTTATGATTTGGTTGCTGTGCTGACACACAAGGGTCGTAGTGCCGACTCAGGCCATTATGTTGCCTGGGTCAAGCAAGAAAGTG GGAAATGGATCGAGTATGATGATGACAATCCCATCCCACAGCGGGAGGAAGACATCACCAAACTCTCTGGAGGAG GTGATTGGCATATGGCCTATATTTGCATGTACAAGGCCCGTACTGTCCCTATGTGA
- the LOC117622138 gene encoding ubiquitin carboxyl-terminal hydrolase 6-like isoform X1 — protein MITVSVKWQKEMFKAVEIDTTQPPYVFKCQLYDLTGVPPERQKIMVKGGLLKDDAEWSTLGVKEGQKLMMMGTADEIVKAPEKGPVFVEDLPEEEQAINLGHSAGLFNLGNTCYMNSTVQCLHSVPELKSALIKYSHSGRSNDVDQTSHMLTIATRDLFGELDKSVKAVAPMQFWMVLRKKYPQFGQLHNNTFMQQDAEECWTQLLYTLSQSLRSSGSSESPDTVKALFGVELVSRVHCVESGEESSETESVYSLKCHISHEVNHLHEGLKHALKSELEKNSPSLGRSAIYLKESRINGLPRYLTIQFVRFFWKRESNQKAKILRKVDYPLQLDIFDLCSDDLRKRLEAPRRTLRDEEGKKLGLKSNEKSSGSKDNDIKMSDVEGSSNGSGEASNPTPEEAAGAMTGIYDLVAVLTHKGRSADSGHYVAWVKQESGKWIEYDDDNPIPQREEDITKLSGGGDWHMAYICMYKARTVPM, from the exons ATGATTACCG TTAGTGTAAAATGGCAAAAGGAGATGTTTAAAGCTGTGGAAATTGACACTACTCAGCCCCCTTATGTATTCAAATGCCAATTATACGACTTAACCGGGGTACCTCCTGAAAGACAGAAGATAATGGTTAAAGGTGGTTTACTGAAG GATGATGCAGAGTGGTCGACATTAGGAGTAAAAGAG GGtcaaaaattgatgatgatgGGGACAGCAGATGAGATTGTCAAGGCTCCAGAGAAGGGTCCCGTTTTTGTGGAAGATCTCCctgaagaagaacaagctATTAACTTG GGTCATAGTGCTGGTCTATTTAATTTAGGAAACACCTGTTATATGAACTCCACCGTACAATGTCTGCATTCAGTTCCAGAGTTGAAGTCAGCTTTGATCAA GTATTCACATTCTGGAAGAAGCAATGATGTGGATCAGACTTCTCATATGTTGACTATTGCAACTCGTGATTTATTTGGTGAACTGGATAAAAGTGTCAAGGCTGTGGCACCCATGCAATTTTGGATG GTATTGCGTAAAAAGTATCCTCAATTTGGTCAGCTGCATAATAATACCTTCATGCAACAG GATGCTGAAGAATGTTGGACACAGCTTTTGTACACCCTTTCTCAGTCTCTAAGATCATCGGGTTCTAG TGAAAGTCCAGACACAGTTAAGGCCCTTTTCGGTGTTGAACTTGTTAGCAG GGTGCACTGCGTAGAAAGTGGGGAAGAAAGCTCGGAAACAGAATCAGTGTATTCCCTTAAATGCCACATATCACATGAGGTGAACCATTTGCACGAAGGGTTAAAACAT GCTTTAAAATCggaattggaaaaaaattctccTTCTTTGGGGCGTAGTGCGATCTACCTGAAGGAGTCTCGTATCAATGGCCTTCCAAG GTACTTGACCATTCAGTTTGTCCGTTTTTTCTGGAAGAGGGAATCAAATCAGAAGGCCAAGATTTTGCGG AAAGTGGATTACCCTTTGCAATTGGATATTTTCGATCTCTGTTCAGATGATCTTCGCAAAAGATTGGAAGCTCCTCGCCGG ACTCTGAGAGATGAGGAAGGTAAAAAACTTGGTTTGAAATCCAATGAAAAGAGCTCTGGTTCAAAAGACAATGATATCAAGATGTCTGATGTGGAG GGATCCTCAAATGGAAGTGGAGAAGCATCTAATCCTACGCCCGAGGAAG CTGCAGGTGCCATGACTGGAATTTATGATTTGGTTGCTGTGCTGACACACAAGGGTCGTAGTGCCGACTCAGGCCATTATGTTGCCTGGGTCAAGCAAGAAAGTG GGAAATGGATCGAGTATGATGATGACAATCCCATCCCACAGCGGGAGGAAGACATCACCAAACTCTCTGGAGGAG GTGATTGGCATATGGCCTATATTTGCATGTACAAGGCCCGTACTGTCCCTATGTGA
- the LOC117622138 gene encoding ubiquitin carboxyl-terminal hydrolase 6-like isoform X2, giving the protein MITVSVKWQKEMFKAVEIDTTQPPYVFKCQLYDLTGVPPERQKIMVKGGLLKDDAEWSTLGVKEGQKLMMMGTADEIVKAPEKGPVFVEDLPEEEQAINLGHSAGLFNLGNTCYMNSTVQCLHSVPELKSALIKYSHSGRSNDVDQTSHMLTIATRDLFGELDKSVKAVAPMQFWMVLRKKYPQFGQLHNNTFMQQDAEECWTQLLYTLSQSLRSSGSSESPDTVKALFGVELVSRVHCVESGEESSETESVYSLKCHISHEVNHLHEGLKHALKSELEKNSPSLGRSAIYLKESRINGLPRYLTIQFVRFFWKRESNQKAKILRKVDYPLQLDIFDLCSDDLRKRLEAPRRTLRDEEGKKLGLKSNEKSSGSKDNDIKMSDVEGSSNGSGEASNPTPEEGAMTGIYDLVAVLTHKGRSADSGHYVAWVKQESGKWIEYDDDNPIPQREEDITKLSGGGDWHMAYICMYKARTVPM; this is encoded by the exons ATGATTACCG TTAGTGTAAAATGGCAAAAGGAGATGTTTAAAGCTGTGGAAATTGACACTACTCAGCCCCCTTATGTATTCAAATGCCAATTATACGACTTAACCGGGGTACCTCCTGAAAGACAGAAGATAATGGTTAAAGGTGGTTTACTGAAG GATGATGCAGAGTGGTCGACATTAGGAGTAAAAGAG GGtcaaaaattgatgatgatgGGGACAGCAGATGAGATTGTCAAGGCTCCAGAGAAGGGTCCCGTTTTTGTGGAAGATCTCCctgaagaagaacaagctATTAACTTG GGTCATAGTGCTGGTCTATTTAATTTAGGAAACACCTGTTATATGAACTCCACCGTACAATGTCTGCATTCAGTTCCAGAGTTGAAGTCAGCTTTGATCAA GTATTCACATTCTGGAAGAAGCAATGATGTGGATCAGACTTCTCATATGTTGACTATTGCAACTCGTGATTTATTTGGTGAACTGGATAAAAGTGTCAAGGCTGTGGCACCCATGCAATTTTGGATG GTATTGCGTAAAAAGTATCCTCAATTTGGTCAGCTGCATAATAATACCTTCATGCAACAG GATGCTGAAGAATGTTGGACACAGCTTTTGTACACCCTTTCTCAGTCTCTAAGATCATCGGGTTCTAG TGAAAGTCCAGACACAGTTAAGGCCCTTTTCGGTGTTGAACTTGTTAGCAG GGTGCACTGCGTAGAAAGTGGGGAAGAAAGCTCGGAAACAGAATCAGTGTATTCCCTTAAATGCCACATATCACATGAGGTGAACCATTTGCACGAAGGGTTAAAACAT GCTTTAAAATCggaattggaaaaaaattctccTTCTTTGGGGCGTAGTGCGATCTACCTGAAGGAGTCTCGTATCAATGGCCTTCCAAG GTACTTGACCATTCAGTTTGTCCGTTTTTTCTGGAAGAGGGAATCAAATCAGAAGGCCAAGATTTTGCGG AAAGTGGATTACCCTTTGCAATTGGATATTTTCGATCTCTGTTCAGATGATCTTCGCAAAAGATTGGAAGCTCCTCGCCGG ACTCTGAGAGATGAGGAAGGTAAAAAACTTGGTTTGAAATCCAATGAAAAGAGCTCTGGTTCAAAAGACAATGATATCAAGATGTCTGATGTGGAG GGATCCTCAAATGGAAGTGGAGAAGCATCTAATCCTACGCCCGAGGAAG GTGCCATGACTGGAATTTATGATTTGGTTGCTGTGCTGACACACAAGGGTCGTAGTGCCGACTCAGGCCATTATGTTGCCTGGGTCAAGCAAGAAAGTG GGAAATGGATCGAGTATGATGATGACAATCCCATCCCACAGCGGGAGGAAGACATCACCAAACTCTCTGGAGGAG GTGATTGGCATATGGCCTATATTTGCATGTACAAGGCCCGTACTGTCCCTATGTGA